In Podospora pseudoanserina strain CBS 124.78 chromosome 5, whole genome shotgun sequence, a single window of DNA contains:
- a CDS encoding hypothetical protein (COG:S; EggNog:ENOG503PC1B) — protein MSPIIWACPICGWDIDGLTEEAAFWFNQAHFGSFIAPQNPGPRYDDEGYDKSDDDMFSFDRHQPFENRHGFAFHNVCWTLLEEAFWPKPIPLGTTFQIFDSLTLVIRVKKLDWGYGYGVNSAKYFLWEINIESQEGGPPPFHYHTFNTDDQDTKNALHNRNYILQAVQKVADLIKVNSQVAVGISVPPWNATAEPDDGRWSMVAGSMQTLEFLLYPLPTACRELLNHRIVVSDNILRVSVSTVEVGDFSYISSIALISPGHTITIGYIGPAEKQQDTYFGLNDLMGFRIAAFTPYNVPAPSSSIGGWLGCPNNGLITKRLTSSYPMKGLGCGFDGFRLISIGRTKKCGDNSDESAVGMNTSDISESMAARQLKKAGLWYPDVPPDDIQLNGDKFHPLKLYLLGFKPIFWTHFWRARGQVSPASHQHLFCMTIAVWF, from the exons ATGAGCCCAATCATTTGGGCTTGCCCCATCTGTGGATGGGACATTGACGGTCTAACCGAGGAAGCTGCATTCTGGTTCAACCAA GCCCACTTCGGATCCTTCATTGCTCCTCAGAACCCAGGCCCGAGATACGACGATGAAGGCTACGATAAGTCCGATGACGACATGTTTTCCTTCGATCGTCATCAGCCTTTTGAGAACAGACATGGATTTGCTTTCCACAATGTCTGCTGGACGCTGCTGGAGGAAGCCTTTTGGCCCAAGCCTATCCCTCTCGGTACAACTTTCCAGATTTTCGATTCACTCACCCTGGTGATTCGGGTAAAGAAACTGGACTGGGGCTACGGCTATGGGGTAAATTCAGCAAAGTACTTTCTTTGGGAGATTAATATTGAGTCGCAGGAAGGTGGTCCGCCTCCATTCCATTATCACACATTCAACACGGACGATCAGGACACTAAGAATGCGCTTCATAACAGGAATTACATCTTGCAAGCTGTCCAGAAGGTTGCTGACCTTATCAAAGTCAACAGTCAGGTGGCTGTGGGCATTTCAGTGCCGCCATGGAATGCCACTGCTGAACCAGATGATGGACGCTGGTCGATGGTAGCGGGAAGTATGCAAACTCTCGAGTTTCTACTTTATCCACTGCCAACTGCCTGTCGAGAGCTATTGAATCATAGGATCGTCGTTTCTGACAACATATTGCGGGTCTCTGTGTCGACTGTCGAGGTTGGAGACTTCAGCTATATCTCCAGCATTGCCCTCATCAGTCCAggccacaccatcaccatagGCTATATAGGTCCAGCCGAGAAACAGCAAGACACATACTTTGGGCTCAACGACTTGATGGGTTTCAGAATT GCGGCATTCACGCCATACAATGTACCGGCCCCCTCGTCATCGAttggtggctggctgggctgtcCCAACAACGGCCTCATAACAAAGCGCTTGACGTCATCATATCCAATGAAGGGGCTCGGATGCGGCTTTGAT GGCTTCCGTCTGATCAGCATTGGCAGGACCAAAAAGTGTGGTGACAACAGTGACGAGAGTGCTGTCGGCATGAATACAAGTGACATCTCTGAAAGCATGGCGGCCCGACAACTCAAGAAAGCCGGGCTGTGGTATCCCGACGTTCCACCCGACGACATCCAACTCAACGGTGACAAATTCCACCCACTGAAGTTATACTTGCTGGGGTTCAAGCCTATCTTTTGGACGCATTTTTGGAGGGCCAGGGGGCAGGTATCTCCAGCATCTCACCAGCATCTGTTTTGCATGACTATCGCCGTTTGGTTTTAA
- a CDS encoding hypothetical protein (EggNog:ENOG503PNMU), with translation MKPGPALDVPGPHSLPNRFAVRNAGRGLKITGSNYKAPLHYLSKHSSTRDTLRLSLHTTSHKKDNSPALVSVHKHQYRKSGWTATTQIGNVKWTSTPAQGAENYQIILHRTSAHNETIDMPQTSQDIYQFRMRINTRDEVFEWIKADALTQEIRTICRRENPIVSTGMTREKSPRMGAGGGYYLVRVTGRGIQPKGKKGEETPLGYDKQGREIVASWAYARNFGWGKPVFFFQWWGSGATGELGQDFTQVAAATGATFYHEEALKAAERQRQRQRARNRRHGGFHH, from the coding sequence ATGAAGCCCGGTCCCGCCCTCGACGTGCCCGGCCctcactccctccccaaccgctTTGCCGTCCGCAACGCCGGCCGCGGCCTCAAAATCACCGGCTCCAACTATAAAGCCCCCCTTCACTACCTCTCCAAacactcctccacccgcGACACCCTCCGCCTATCTctccacaccacctcccacaaAAAAGACAACTCCCCCGCCCTCGTCTCCGTCCACAAGCATCAATACCGCAAGTCAGGCTGGACAGCAACCACCCAAATCGGCAACGTCAAATGGACGAGCACCCCTGCCCAAGGCGCGGAAAACTAccaaatcatcctccaccgcacCAGCGCCCACAACGAAACAATCGACATGCCCCAGACCAGTCAGGACATATACCAGTTCCGGATGAGAATTAATACCCGAGACGAGGTATTTGAATGGATTAAGGCGGATGCCTTGACGCAAGAGATAAGGACAATCTGCAGGAGGGAAAACCCTATTGTCAGTACTGGTATGACCAGGGAGAAATCCCCTCGGATGGGGGCAGGGGGCGGGTATTACCTCGTGAGGGTCACAGGACGGGGTATCCAACCCAAGGgtaaaaagggggaggaaacACCACTCGGTTACGACAAGCAAGGCCGGGAAATCGTCGCCTCCTGGGCGTACGCGAGGAATTTCGGGTGGGGGAAGCCAGTGTTCTTCTTTCAATGGTGGGGGAGCGGAGCAACGGGGGAGTTGGGACAGGACTTCACCCAGGTTGCGGCCGCGACGGGGGCGACGTTTTATCATgaggaggcgttgaaggcggcggagaggcagagacagagacagagGGCTAGGAATAGACGTCATGGGGGTTTCCATCACTAG
- a CDS encoding hypothetical protein (COG:S; EggNog:ENOG503PEV2) — MLTKIFFAVSALLTQLVHGAAEPPVSSYSVVEVEWFLPVDPNKPNGAREFVTGTIEEAIAQMDAAHPGWSQTFTSNIQTVDPHALMARGSSPESQSVNCHLDSGKGAANCVDIRDGTRYLGSIDSPAPNNSPHSCGRVSCAYNSAIWWCNDNDSVKETTWKNIASSAWFLQDNCLYYEGRTEKVSAQEFMKDEWNVYVTGDRC; from the exons atgctcACCAAGATATTCTTCGCCGTCAGCGCTCTCCTCACCCAGCTCGTCCACGGAGCTGCGGAGCCCCCCGTTTCCAGCTACTCCGTCGTCGAAGTCGAGTGGTTTCTCCCAGTCGACCCCAATAAACCCAACGGCGCCCGCGAGTTTGTCACCGGTACCATCGAGGAGGCCATCGCCCAGATGGACGCCGCTCACCCCGGCTGGAGCCAGACcttcaccagcaacatccaGACCGTGGATCCTCACGCTTTGATGGCCCGTGGCAGCAGCCCCGAGAGCCAGTCTGTCAACTGCCACTTGGACAGTGGAAAGGGAGCTGCCAACTGTGTCGACATCCGTGATGGCACCCGTTACCTTGGATCCATCGATAGCCCTGCCCCCAATAACTCCCCTCACAGCTGCGGCCGTGTTAGCTGCGCTTACAACTCCGCTATTTGGTGGTGCAATGAC AATGACTCCGTCAAGGAAACCACCTGGAAGAACATTGCGAGCAGCGCCTGGTTTCTCCAGGACAACTGCTTGTACTACGAGGGAAGAACCGAGAAGGTTTCCGCCCAGGAGTTCATGAAGGACGAGTGGAATGTCTATGTGACTGGCGACAGGTGCTAA
- a CDS encoding hypothetical protein (EggNog:ENOG503P9QR) yields MRQIIDHLHGNLTAQARVPSNKSQKQPPDALRDAYLSFRPFHLVITGHHRYLYISYRDNPPAGVYHKTRTIPDGQLNSTAPFLPRATRQGFWLLAKRCPAVPRVLPTLSASLDSTYTPRPDDAQTNTPCQPASPKLLEQSSQPFRPFFVSRAAAPQHPVCWPSILMTCVTAKSVRRQPNNKALVIALTEPPVCLIRQVTPPLPPPQRRRPLHQSLTKHIKQQRETEPLLCVPRGFIFCPVFSTVPPHFNTTRAMSSPQGSPNDMNAQSYMLVPNLHVPDANTSEMDLNSHSWMMATVIEDDDLMFGGKPLSAWYEEDRRRFSSGQDEEEEPRGRQRERTESPTHHSHQHHPQQPQQHRHHGKNTKDPKQQ; encoded by the exons ATGCGACAAATCATTGATCATTTGCACGGCAATCTGACTGCTCAA GCCCGTGTTCCGTCGAATAAGTCGCAGAAACAGCCACCGGACGCATTGAGAGACGCCTACCTATCTTTTCGGCCCTTTCACCTTGTTATCACCGGTCACCACCGATATCTATACATATCATATCGCGACAATCCCCCTGCTGGTGTCTACCACAAGACTCGAACAATCCCAGACGGGCAGCTCAACTCCACAGCTCCGTTTTTACCCCGCGCAACAAGGCAGGGATTTTGGCTTTTGGCGAAACGTTGCCCTGCTGTACCCCGCGTTTTGCCCACCCTCTCTGCCTCTCTGGACAGCACTTATACCCCGCGACCTGACGACGCACAAACAAACACGCCTTGTCAGCCAGcctcccccaaactccttgaGCAATCATCTCAACCTTTTCGTCCTTTTTTTGTGTCTCGGGCAGCCGCCCCTCAGCACCCA gtCTGCTGGCCAAGCATTTTGATGACTTGTGTCACTGCAAAGTCAGTCAGACGGCAGCCCAACAACAAGGCACTTGT GATCGCCCTTACCGAGCCTCCCGTTTGCCTTATTAGGCAGGTCACCCcgcctctcccaccaccacaaagaCGCCGACCCCTTCACCAGAGCCTCACAAAGCATATAAAGCAACAAAGAGAGACCGAACCCCTCCTTTGTGTGCCACGTGGTTTTATATTTTGTCCTGTCTTTTCTACAGTTCCTCCCcacttcaacaccacacGCGCAATGTCGTCTCCACAGGGCTCACCAAACGACATGAACGCCCAGTCATACATGCTcgtccccaacctccacgtACCAGACGCAAACACCAGCGAGATGGACCTGAACAGCCACTCATGGATGATGGCCACCGTCATCGAAGATGATGACTTGATGTTTGGCGGCAAGCCTCTCAGTGCTTGGTATGAGGAGGACCGCCGCAGATTCAGCTCTGGccaagacgaggaggaagaaccAAGGGGCCGACAGAGGGAGCGCACCGAGAgcccaacccaccactcgcatcagcaccatccccaacaaccacaacaacatcgcCACCACGGAAAGAACACCAAAGACCCAAAGCAACAATAA
- a CDS encoding hypothetical protein (EggNog:ENOG503P0QR), protein MERSPDLHKEYDLPVAPPLLIGFTRTWPLLQQAVVSYITAGWPPSQIYVVENTGVQQSNVRGQLSLQNPFYLNHAALKKLGVNVVTTPTLLSFAQMQNFFLSLTYTHKWPYYFWSHMDVVAYAYEDGKPGLSGKYNEKNYKSLYELALVALKEAREKDDRWGIRFFAYDHLALVNPAAFEDVGGWDTHIPYYMTDCDMHSKLIMRNWTQKDAKAGIITDVASALADLSVLYRLEGGPEPSFVDPNPPPPRKEEKEKRGKSRIKRVGYGEDGGPLPADRDKREEDPNWRKWRNLVITADKQFQHKHGDRERNTWQLGQQGGKGEPFYYPAVGLAKSIELMTETGREVFRQKWGHRGCDLVSGAKLKYDDAWMVEKDW, encoded by the exons ATGGAACGTTCCCCCGACCTCCACAAGGAATACGATCTCCCCGTCGCGCCCCCCCTCTTGATCGGATTCACACGCACCTGGCCTCTGCTCCAACAAGCTGTGGTATCCTACATCACTGCCGGCTGGCCCCCAAGCCAGATCTATGTTGTTGAAAACACGGGGGTCCAACAGTCGAATGTCAGGGGTCAACTCTCGCTTCAAAACCCCTTTTACCTTAACCACGCCGCGTTGAAGAAACTGGGCGTCAACGTCGTCACCACCCCGACACTTTTGTCTTTTGCCCAGATGCAGAATTTTTTCCTGAGTTTGACATACACCCACAAATGGCCTTACTACTTTTGGTCGCACATGGACGTCGTAGCCTACGCCTACGAAGACGGGAAGCCCGGTCTGAGCGGGAAATACAACGAGAAGAACTACAAATCCCTGTACGAACTCGCTCTTGTTGCGCTGAAGGAAGCAAGAGAGAAGGATGATAGGTGGGGAATCAGGTTTTTTGCTTATGACCATCTCGCGCTGGTGAACCCAGCTGCGTTTGAGGATGTAGGAGGATGGGATACGCATATCCCTTATTACATGACTGATTGTGATATGCACTCCAAGTTGATTATGAGGAACTGGACGCAGAAGGATGCCAAGGCCGGGATTATTACCGATGTGGCGAGCGCGCTGGCGGATTTGAGTGTTTTGTATAGACTGGAGGGGGGGCCGGAGCCGAGTTTTGTTGATCCAAATCCGCCTccgccgaggaaggaggaaaaggagaagagggggaagagtAGGATTAAGAGGGTGGGttatggggaggatggggggccGTTGCCGGCGGATAGAGataagagggaggaggatccgAATTGGAGGAAGTGGAGGAATTTGGTTATTACGGCTGATAAGCAGTTTc AACATAAACATGGGGATAGGGAGAGGAATACTTGGCAACTTGGGCAGcagggtgggaagggggagccGTTTTATTATCCGGCCGTTGGGTTGGCGAAGTCGATTGAGCTGATGAcggagacggggagggaggttttcAGGCAGAAGTGGGGACATAGAGGGTGTGATTTGGTTTCGGGGGCTAAATTGAAGTATGATGATGCTtggatggtggagaaggaTTGGTAG